Part of the Patescibacteria group bacterium genome is shown below.
AATGGTTTAATTGCTCAATGGAAAATGAATGAAACTTCTTGGAGCGGACAATCCGATGAAGTCAAAGATTCTTCCAGTCAGGATAATAATGGCACGGCTGGAAATGGAGTGAGTACTGTGTCCGGCGCAAAATTTAATTACGGCGGCAGTTTTGCGGGAGATAATGATTACGTGGAAGTATCAGATGCGGATGATTTGGATCTGAGCACGGCAATCACACTTGAAGCTTGGGTTAAAATAGATACATCAAAAGATAATGGCATAATTGCGAAAGGAACAAGTTCAAATTTGAGAAATTATGAGATGCGCGTTAATTCAAGCGGATACTTGTCTTTTAATTTTTATACAGGAGATTGGAAAAATCATACTGACGATACAACAATTATTTCACCTAATCAATGGTATCACTTGGCGAGTGTGTTTGATGACAGCTCCGATAAAGAAGTCACTCTTTATGTTAACGGCGTAAAAGTGAAAGAATTCGACGAAACAGCCTTATTGACTGCGAATAACGAAACCTTAACGATCGGTCGGGTTGGAAGTTATTATTTTGACGGCCTGCTTGATAACGTGGCGATTTATAATGTGGCAAAATCAGATTCTGACATTAAAATTGATTATGAGGCAGGCACTTCAAATTGTTCATTAGAGGGAGATTGCGGGTTAGCTTCTGTTTGCGACGGCGCCGAAGCTCCTTATACTAAATGCGGCACAGCTGATACTTGCTGCTATATTGATAAACGAGTCATTCCTAAAATGAATTATTATTATGTTATAAACGCGACCAGTGAACAGGGTGTTTCACCGTCTTCAGACCAAACTCCGGCGGCCCAAACTTCATGCTGGCCGACGCATCAGCAACAAGAACAATAAAATTAATATAATTCATGATTCAGAATTCTATTATTATTTTCGGCAGTTCTTTTAATCCTCCTCATCAGGGGCATCTTATTATCATCAGGAAAGCGTTGAAAAAAACAGGGGCTGAAAGAATTATTTTAATGCCGGTTGGTATTCAGCCGATTAAAGAAAATTACAATATGGCGTCAATGAAAGATCGTCTGGCGATGACAAAAATTTTAGCCAAATCTAATTCTCGGATTGTTGTTTCGGATATGGAAATTAAAAAAGCACGCAGAGGGATAAAGTCTTATACTATTGATACAATCAGACAAATAAAAAAGCAACACCCGGGTTATGAAATTTATTGGGTGATAGGAGCGGATTCTTTAAAAGAGATATTGGACGGCAAATGGAACGGGGGATTGAAAATTTTCAATCAAGCGTATTTTATTGTCACTAATCGGGATAATTTATTATCAAAGATTAAGATCCCCAAGAAGATTAGGCCTAAAATAAAAATTATGAAAATAAATTGCCCTATTTCCAGCACTACGGTCAGAAAATTATTACACGATAAAAAATCAGTTAAAAAATTGGTGCCGAAAGAAGTTTTAAAATATATTGAAGAAAAAAAATTATATCGGAAGCTTTACATTTAGGTTTATGAAAGAATTAACCAAAAAAGAGGCCGAATCAAGGATAGAAAAATTAAAAAAAGAAATAGAATATCACGGCCGCCTTTATTATGTTTTGGACAAGCCGTCGATTTCGGATGCGGCTTACGATTCTTTAAGAAAAGAATTGTTGGCTCTGGAAAAACAATATCCGGAATTCGCCGGACAGAATTCGCCGACTCAAAGAGTGGGCGGCAAGCCTTTGGAAAAATTTAAAAAATTTGCTCATAAAATTCCTTTGCTTTCCCTCTCCGACGCTTTTGAAGAAAATGAAATTTATGATTGGGAGAAAAGAATCAAAAAACTTTTGCCTTCTGATTCAAAAATCGATTATTTTATTGAATTGAAAATGGATGGTTTGGCGGTGACTTTATTTTATAAAAATGGAATTTTCGAAAAAGGAGCGACTCGCGGAGACGGTTATATCGGCGAAGATGTGACTCAAAATTTAAAAACCATCAGAACCATACCTTTGAAATTGGAAGGAAATTTTCAGGGAGAAACGGAAATCAGAGGAGAGGTTTTTATGTCCAAAAAAGTTTTTGAGGAATTAAACAAAGAGCAAATTAAAAATAAAGAATCGGCTTTTGCCAATCCCAGAAACGCTGCGGCCGGATCATTGCGTCAGCTTGATTCGCAAATTACTTTAAAAAGAAAATTGAATTTTTTTGCTTACGATATTATCACTGATTTGGGGCAAAAAACTCATTTGGAAACTCATAAATTAATTGAGAAAATCGGTTTTCCTCCGAATCCTTACACTCAATATTGCGCTGATATTTCCGAGATTATAAAATTTCAAAAATATATCGGTGGATTAAGAGAAAAATTGCCTTATGAAATTGACGGCGTGGTCGCCAGAGTTAATTCCAATGAAATTTACGATAAATTGGGCACGGTTGGTCGGGCGCCGCGAGGATCAATTGCTTATAAATTTCCCGGGTTGGAAGCAACCACTAAAATAAAAGATATTATTATTCAAATTGGGCGAACCGGCAGATTGACGCCGGTGGCCGTACTTGAATCGGTTAATGTCGGCGGAGCCAACGTCAGTCGGGCCACCTTGCATAATGAAGATGAAATTAAAAGATTGGATGTCAGAATTAATGATACGGTGGTGATAAAACGGGCCGGCGATGTTATTCCTGATATTGTCGGAGTTTTAAAAAATTTGCGGACCAATAAAGAAAAAATATTTAAAATGCCAAATCATTGCCCGCTCTGCCATTCACCGGCTTACAGAAAAGAAGGCGAAGTTGATTTTTATTGTTCCAATAAAAATTGTTACGGACAGAGATGGCGAGGCATTACTCATTTTGTTTCCAAAAATGCTTTTGATATTGTTCATTTGGGCCCGAAAATTATTGATAAACTTTTCAGCGTCGGGTTGATTAAAGATCCGGCAGACATATTTTTCTTAAAAAAAGAAGACCTTGAACCCTTGGAAAGATTTGCCGAAAAATCAGCGGATAATATTATTGGGGCGATTGATAAAAGCAAGAAAATTGATTTTAGCCGTTTTATTTACGCCTTGGGAATTCGCCACACGGGTGAAGAAACAGCCATTAGTTTAGCCAATTATTTCGGAGATTTGGATAATTTAATCAAAGCCAAACTTGATGATTTAGAGGCGATTGAAGATATCGGCGGAGTAGTGGCTAAAAGTATTTTTGAGTGGTTCCAAGATAAAAATAATTTGGAATTGATTAAAAAATTTAAAAAAGCGGGAGTGGAAATTATTAAGCCTTCAAAAATTGATCAAAAATTAAACGGTAAAACTTTTGTTCTGACCGGAACACTGATTCATTTTACCCGTGAATCAGCCAAAGAAATGATCAGGAAGTCAGGCGGAAATATTTCTTCTTCAGTCAGTTCAAAAACGGATTTTTTGGTGGCCGGCGATGCCCCGGGTTCAAAATTCAAAAATGCCAAAGATTTGGGAGTAAAAATTATCAGCGAACAAGAATTTTTAAAAATGATTCAATAGTATGATTTCAAAAAAAGAAATACAACATTTGGCGGATTTGGCACGGCTTAAATTGACGGAGAAAGAAATAAAAAAATATCAGAAACAACTTTCTGAAATTTTAGATTATGTCGGACAACTTAAAAAAATAAATACAAAAGACGTTTTGCCTTGCACCGGCGGGACTAATTTGAAAAATATTTTTCGCAATGACGAAGCGAGTTTGGCGGATAAAGAAATGATTAAAAGACTGCTTAAAACCGCGCCGAAAGTTGAGAATAATTTAATAAAAGTAAAAGGAGTATTTCAAGAATAGTTCGTAGTTTATAGTTATTGGTCACGGTTGTCAGTTTTTTAGAAACTAGAAACTAATAAACCAAAACTAAGAACCAATAACTAAAAACCATTTTTATGATTTTAAATAATTTAACAATTTTAGAAGCGCATCAGGGTCTGAAGAAAAAAGAATTTTCTTCAGAAGATTTGGTTAAATCATGTTTGGCGGAAATAAAAAAACAAGATAAAAAAATCAATGCCTTTATCACTGTTTTGGAGAAAGAGGCGATAGAGAGGGCGAAAATAATAGACAAACAGATTGCTTCCAGCGGTTTGAATAATTTTTTAACCGGCATCCCCTTGGCGATTAAAGATAATATTTTAATTCAAGATGTCCGCGCTACGGCCGGTTCCAAAATACTTTCGGAATATTATTCTCCTTATGACGCTACGGTAATTAAAAAGTTAAAAGAGGCCGGAGCGATTTTTGTCGGTAAAACAAATTTGGACGAATTTGCCATGGGTTCTTCCACGGAAAATTCTTTTTTCGGTCCGACTAAAAATCCTCGCGACTTGGAAAGAGTGCCGGGCGGTTCTTCGGGCGGTTCAGCTGCGGCGGTAACGGCAAAAATGTGTTTAGGCGCGCTCGGTTCTGATACCGGCGGTTCTATTCGCCAGCCTTCCAGTTTCTGCGGCGTGGTCGGATTAAAACCGACTTATGGAAAAGTTTCCCGTTTTGGTTTGATGGCCATGGCTTCTTCACTTGATCAAATCGGACCAATCAGCCGTTCGGTTGACGATGCGGCTATTTTACTTGACGCGATTGAAGGCAAAGATAATTTTGATTCAACCAGTGTCAAAGACGCGTTAAAAACAAAAATACCTTGTAATGACAATATTTTTAAAAAATTGAGAATTGGTATTCCAAAAGAATATTTTGTCAAAGGATTGGATCCGCAAATTAAAAAAAGTATTGATCAGCTGATTAAAAAATTGGAAGACGAGGGGGCGGAGATTAAAGAAGTAAGTTTACCAAACACGAAAGAAGCTTTGGCTTGTTATTATATTATTATGCCGGCCGAAGTTTCGGCGAATTTAAGCCGTTATGACGGCATAAAATACGGCTATTCGGTTCAGGAAGGAAAAAATTTGCTTGATGTTTATTTAAATTCACGGACTCAAGGATTCGGCGATGAATCAAAAAGAAGAATTATTTTGGGAACATATATTCTTTCCAAAGGTTATTATGAAGCTTATTATTTGAAAGCTCAAAAAGTCAGAACATTGATAAAAAATGATTTTCAAAAAGCTTTTGAAAAAGTTGATTGTTTATTGACGCCGACTACGCCGACTACGGCTTTTAAAATCGGTGAAAAAATTGATGATCCGTTAAATATGTATTTGTCCGATATTTATACCGTGCCGGTTAATTTGGCCGGTTTGCCGGCTTTAAGCTTGCCCATAACACAGACTCACACGGACGAGAACACAGACTCACACGGAAAAAGTCAGTGTAAGTCAGTGTTAAGTCAGCATAGGTCCGTGTCTTTGCCTTTTGGTTTGCAAATTATCGGAAATTATTTTGAAGAAAATAAAATCTTGGAAATAGCAAAGGGGATAGAGAAGTTAATAAGTTAATAAGCTGATAAGTCAATAAGTATATATATGGTAAAAATGAAAATAAAAATATTTAACATTATATTTTTATCATTTCTTGTTTTTTCGTTTTTTATTCCTTTTTTCGCGCAGGCTGAAACCAAATCTTCCGCCTCTCTTTATTTTGTTCCGGCGACAAGTTCGGTTGAAGTTGGGAAAACCACTCAAGTCAGATTTGTTGTTAATGCCGGCGTGCCGATAAATTTGGTTGAATCCACGCTTTCCTTTTCCAATAATACTTTGGAATTTTCCAGTTTTTCAAAATCAGGATCGATTATTAATTTATGGTTCAATGAACCGACTTATTCTCAGCAAAATGGAAGCATTTCTTTTTCCGGAGGCATACCGAATCCCGGTTTTACGGGCGAGGGCAGAATTTTAATCATTAATTTTAAAGCCAAGGCAAGCGGAACCGCTTGGGTAAAAATTTCCGGAGCTCAAGTTTTAGCCAACGACGGTTTGGGTACTGATATTTTAAGTTCCAGGGGACAAGCCAGTTTTACGTGTTTTGAAACCGGTTTGCCAAAACCGACTCCAACCGAACCTAAGCCTGAAATTACTCCTTCTCAATTAAAGGTTTCTTCTTCAACTCATCCTGATCAGCAAAAATGGTATTTAAATAAAAATCCCATGATTTCTTGGCCATGGAATTCCAATATTTCCAATTTCAGTTTTATTTTTGATCAAAAGGAAAAAACAATTCCGGATAATGCCGGTGAAGGATTGAATAATAATATTTCTTATTCGGACGTGAAAGACGGAATTTGGTATTTTCATCTTAAAGCGCGCACCGCGACCGGGTGGTCGATGACATCTCATTTTAAAATACAAATTGATTCTCAATTGCCTCAAGATTTGAAAATTATTTTTCCCAAAAATGAAGATATATATACCACTACGCCATTGGTTAATGTGTCGGCCAACGATTCTCTTTCCGGAATAGCTTATTTTGAAGAAAAAACAGATCAAGGTGATTTTATTAAAATTGACAAAACCGAATTTAAAATACCAAAAACAAATCCGGGCGATCATACTTTATCAATAAAAGCTTATGATCAGGCGGGAAATTTCGCGGAGAAATCTGAAAATTTTAAAATCATTCTTCTTCCGACTCCGACAATCGATCATTGCACAAGAGAAGTTTTGTCAGCCACTATATCCACTCCATTGATTGTCAGAGGCGAAGCCGCTCCGCTTTCAGATATTATTGTTTCCATTGCTCAGCAAGAAGGCGATCAAAAATTTGAAGAAACAACACAGACCGACAAACAAGGCAATTGGGCTATTATTTATAAAGAGCAATTGCCTCCGGGCGAATATTTTGTTTACGCGACCGTTCATTCTCCGGAACAAGCAAGTTCTCCTTCAAAAAAAGTCCGCTTGAAAGTAATAAAAACCGGAATTGAATTTTTGGGTCATATTATTCCTTCCGGCGCCATAATTTTTATTATATTTTTCCTTTTGGCTATCATTGTCATCTTGATCGCTTTATTGATGTTTTTCAAAAGGAAATTTAAAAAATATGATACTTTGCTTAAAGATTTTTTAGAGAAAAAAAATAGAGGCTTTAGAACGAAAAAATAAAAGGAGATTAAGTTTTTATGAGATATTCTAAATCATCAATTGTTTTTATTTTAACCACTGCTTTGTTTTTAATTGGAGCAGTTTGTTTTTTATTTTATAGTCCATTGACCAAAGCGGCGGAAACAAATGAAATAAAAATTTCTCCCACTGCTTTTTCCGGCAGTCCTTCGACTCCGCTCGGGGCAGGTTGGCAGAATCCGCAAGCGGTTTTGACTCAGGATTTATCGCAAAACGCGGCTTTTGAAGAATTTAATCAAGAAAATTCGGCTTATCCCGCGCCCGTTCAGACGGGAAACTCGAAACTCGAAACTCGAAACTCG
Proteins encoded:
- the nadD gene encoding nicotinate (nicotinamide) nucleotide adenylyltransferase — protein: MIQNSIIIFGSSFNPPHQGHLIIIRKALKKTGAERIILMPVGIQPIKENYNMASMKDRLAMTKILAKSNSRIVVSDMEIKKARRGIKSYTIDTIRQIKKQHPGYEIYWVIGADSLKEILDGKWNGGLKIFNQAYFIVTNRDNLLSKIKIPKKIRPKIKIMKINCPISSTTVRKLLHDKKSVKKLVPKEVLKYIEEKKLYRKLYI
- the ligA gene encoding NAD-dependent DNA ligase LigA codes for the protein MKELTKKEAESRIEKLKKEIEYHGRLYYVLDKPSISDAAYDSLRKELLALEKQYPEFAGQNSPTQRVGGKPLEKFKKFAHKIPLLSLSDAFEENEIYDWEKRIKKLLPSDSKIDYFIELKMDGLAVTLFYKNGIFEKGATRGDGYIGEDVTQNLKTIRTIPLKLEGNFQGETEIRGEVFMSKKVFEELNKEQIKNKESAFANPRNAAAGSLRQLDSQITLKRKLNFFAYDIITDLGQKTHLETHKLIEKIGFPPNPYTQYCADISEIIKFQKYIGGLREKLPYEIDGVVARVNSNEIYDKLGTVGRAPRGSIAYKFPGLEATTKIKDIIIQIGRTGRLTPVAVLESVNVGGANVSRATLHNEDEIKRLDVRINDTVVIKRAGDVIPDIVGVLKNLRTNKEKIFKMPNHCPLCHSPAYRKEGEVDFYCSNKNCYGQRWRGITHFVSKNAFDIVHLGPKIIDKLFSVGLIKDPADIFFLKKEDLEPLERFAEKSADNIIGAIDKSKKIDFSRFIYALGIRHTGEETAISLANYFGDLDNLIKAKLDDLEAIEDIGGVVAKSIFEWFQDKNNLELIKKFKKAGVEIIKPSKIDQKLNGKTFVLTGTLIHFTRESAKEMIRKSGGNISSSVSSKTDFLVAGDAPGSKFKNAKDLGVKIISEQEFLKMIQ
- the gatC gene encoding Asp-tRNA(Asn)/Glu-tRNA(Gln) amidotransferase subunit GatC translates to MISKKEIQHLADLARLKLTEKEIKKYQKQLSEILDYVGQLKKINTKDVLPCTGGTNLKNIFRNDEASLADKEMIKRLLKTAPKVENNLIKVKGVFQE
- the gatA gene encoding Asp-tRNA(Asn)/Glu-tRNA(Gln) amidotransferase subunit GatA; the encoded protein is MILNNLTILEAHQGLKKKEFSSEDLVKSCLAEIKKQDKKINAFITVLEKEAIERAKIIDKQIASSGLNNFLTGIPLAIKDNILIQDVRATAGSKILSEYYSPYDATVIKKLKEAGAIFVGKTNLDEFAMGSSTENSFFGPTKNPRDLERVPGGSSGGSAAAVTAKMCLGALGSDTGGSIRQPSSFCGVVGLKPTYGKVSRFGLMAMASSLDQIGPISRSVDDAAILLDAIEGKDNFDSTSVKDALKTKIPCNDNIFKKLRIGIPKEYFVKGLDPQIKKSIDQLIKKLEDEGAEIKEVSLPNTKEALACYYIIMPAEVSANLSRYDGIKYGYSVQEGKNLLDVYLNSRTQGFGDESKRRIILGTYILSKGYYEAYYLKAQKVRTLIKNDFQKAFEKVDCLLTPTTPTTAFKIGEKIDDPLNMYLSDIYTVPVNLAGLPALSLPITQTHTDENTDSHGKSQCKSVLSQHRSVSLPFGLQIIGNYFEENKILEIAKGIEKLIS
- a CDS encoding cohesin domain-containing protein, which translates into the protein MKIKIFNIIFLSFLVFSFFIPFFAQAETKSSASLYFVPATSSVEVGKTTQVRFVVNAGVPINLVESTLSFSNNTLEFSSFSKSGSIINLWFNEPTYSQQNGSISFSGGIPNPGFTGEGRILIINFKAKASGTAWVKISGAQVLANDGLGTDILSSRGQASFTCFETGLPKPTPTEPKPEITPSQLKVSSSTHPDQQKWYLNKNPMISWPWNSNISNFSFIFDQKEKTIPDNAGEGLNNNISYSDVKDGIWYFHLKARTATGWSMTSHFKIQIDSQLPQDLKIIFPKNEDIYTTTPLVNVSANDSLSGIAYFEEKTDQGDFIKIDKTEFKIPKTNPGDHTLSIKAYDQAGNFAEKSENFKIILLPTPTIDHCTREVLSATISTPLIVRGEAAPLSDIIVSIAQQEGDQKFEETTQTDKQGNWAIIYKEQLPPGEYFVYATVHSPEQASSPSKKVRLKVIKTGIEFLGHIIPSGAIIFIIFFLLAIIVILIALLMFFKRKFKKYDTLLKDFLEKKNRGFRTKK